Proteins encoded together in one Thamnophis elegans isolate rThaEle1 chromosome 10, rThaEle1.pri, whole genome shotgun sequence window:
- the LOC116513921 gene encoding platelet glycoprotein Ib alpha chain-like isoform X2 — protein MWLRATILLLLLQTSQGNQQSCSGIPNGSCPYQDVYTKTRDITEIPKSVAPIITEMFFVETSIVEIRQGAFVNMSNLVKIEFINSKIKRVEAGAFDHLGKLTDLEITGAELGDLPVGTFRSLDRLRKVNLRDSQMRRVEKGLFEGLGDLEELYLHRNEIASLPDGVFDGLPKLSLLHLASNQLSNFSRDVFQQLSQLKTLRLQDNQIGSLAEGTLDSLQELVELNLESNRLQALPPNLLRRLVNLEKIFLDKNSIEVLPEEIFLGLSKVKQLRVASNCLKAFPPLGAMRLLKELDLSRNKISSLEHLTSLPALTTLKLQGNLLQTIPTGQFDHLGKLTSLHLGDNPWRCDCHLLYLHQWISANAKRIKDAKKLTCRSPGGLAGKNVISLSKDQLVCLTTTPVLATFKATRVPTSSPSATPARRSTAGAAAQPPMLQEAPTTSQASATIPQTHPAKSTQILMTSSSPTSTQTPTSSSPLAPPQSPTSARTNPEAATSTCSSTTKKDTVTVFEIPSTTHEIFPTTSPAKSKEATTATELPSTTLQATTSTTSPATTKDTTTATELPSTTLQATTSMSSPATTKDTTTATELPSTTLQATTSTTSPATTKDTTTATELPSTPLQATTSMSSPATTKDTTTATELPSTPLQATTSMSSPATTKDATTATELPSTTLQATTSMSSPATTPNATAISEISSISHQFTSCTDTLTTEDEPGTRTTEATVPWRTPTKAAPTALTNISSARTFEQFTVPKRSTESQDPPTGSPGITTSSVCSSRPSVLAPPTGPTAPRATLAQTPLPSAAESPSPSLPPLPPSVGSPLPPSRPAPLPQHQPWGFLLSSNSRYCPVFLWLYLSMLSVAIFCAAVLGRLAYVLHKATESVQLPSRPVRLVQVKARRGRE, from the exons ATGTGGCTCAGGGccaccatcctcctcctcc tcctccagacCAGCCAAGGGAACCAGCAGAGTTGCAGTGGCATTCCGAACGGGAGCTGCCCCTATCAAGACGTCTACACCAAGACCCGAGATATCACAGAGATCCCCAAGTCAGTAGCTCCCATTATCACCGAAATGTTCTTTGTGGAGACCAGCATTGTAGAAATCAGGCAGGGAGCCTTTGTGAACATGTCTAACCTAGTGAAAATTGAATTTATAAACAGCAAGATTAAGAGAGTCGAAGCGGGAGCATTTGATCACTTGGGGAAATTGACGGATTTGGAAATAACGGGAGCTGAGTTAGGGGATCTCCCGGTGGGCACCTTCCGGTCCCTGGATCGCTTGCGCAAGGTGAACCTGAGGGACTCCCAGATGAGGAGGGTTGAGAAGGGGCTCTTCGAGGGTCTTGGGGATTTGGAAGAGCTTTACCTGCATCGGAATGAAATTGCGTCTCTCCCCGATGGAGTTTTTGACGGGCTCCCTAAACTCTCCTTGTTACATTTGGCGTCAAACCAGCTCTCCAATTTCTCACGGGATGTTTTCCAGCAACTGAGCCAGTTGAAGACTCTCCGATTGCAGGATAACCAGATTGGGAGCCTGGCGGAGGGGACCCTGGACAGCCTGCAGGAGCTGGTGGAGCTGAATCTTGAGAGCAACAGGCTCCAGGCTCTCCCGCCCAACTTGCTAAGACGGCTGGTCAACCTGGAGAAGATTTTTCTGGACAAGAACTCGATTGAAGTTCTCCCAGAGGAGATCTTCCTTGGACTGAGCAAAGTGAAACAGCTGAGGGTGGCTTCCAACTGCTTGAAAGCTTTCCCGCCCTTGGGGGCCATGCGGTTGCTGAAGGAGCTGGATCTGAGCAGGAACAAGATCTCCTCCCTGGAGCATTTGACTTCTCTCCCCGCCCTGACGACTCTTAAGCTCCAAGGAAACCTCCTGCAGACCATCCCCACCGGTCAGTTTGACCACCTGGGAAAACTCACTTCCCTGCATCTTGGAGACAATCCGTGGAGGTGTGACTGCCACCTTCTCTACCTTCACCAGTGGATAAGTGCTAATGCCAAAAGAATCAAGGATGCCAAAAAGTTAACCTGCAGGAGCCCAGGAGGCCTGGCTGGCAAGAATGTGATCTCACTGTCAAAGGACCAGCTGGTCTGTTTAACAACCACACCCGTTTTAGCCACCTTCAAAGCCACCCGGGTGCCCACTTCTTCTCCATCTGCCACCCCAGCAAGGAGAAGCACAGCTGGGGCTGCAGCTCAGCCCCCCATGCTGCAGGAGGCCCCCACCACGTCTCAGGCCTCAGCCACCATTCCTCAGACCCATCCTGCGAAAAGCACCCAAATCCTGATGACCAGCAGCTCCCCCACAAGCACCCAAACCCCAACCTCAAGCTCCCCCCTCGCCCCCCCTCAGAGTCCCACCTCAGCCAGGACAAATCCTGAAGCCGCAACATCCACATGTTCCTCAACCACAAAGAAAGATACCGTCACTGTCTTTGAGATTCCTTCCACAACCCATGAAATATTTCCCACGACTTCTCCAGCCAAAAGCAAAGAAGCCACAACTGCCACTGAATTGCCTTCCACAACGCTTCAAGCCACAACTTCCACGACTTCTCCAGCCACAACCAAAGACACCACAACTGCCACTGAATTGCCTTCCACAACGCTTCAAGCCACAACTTCCATGAGTTCTCCAGCCACAACCAAAGACACCACAACTGCCACTGAATTGCCTTCCACAACGCTTCAAGCCACAACTTCCACGACTTCTCCAGCCACAACCAAAGACACCACAACTGCCACTGAATTGCCTTCCACGCCGCTTCAAGCCACAACTTCCATGAGTTCTCCAGCCACAACCAAAGACACCACAACTGCCACTGAATTGCCTTCCACGCCGCTTCAAGCCACAACTTCCATGAGTTCTCCAGCCACAACCAAAGACGCCACAACTGCCACTGAATTGCCTTCCACAACGCTTCAAGCCACAACTTCCATGAGTTCTCCAGCCACAACCCCAAATGCCACAGCCATCTCTGAGATTTCTTCCATAAGCCACCAGTTCACTTCTTGTACAGATACTCTGACCACAGAGGATGAACCGGGTACCCGAACCACGGAGGCCACTGTGCCCTGGCGCACTCCCACCAAGGCAGCCCCCACTGCTCTGACTAACATCAGCTCAGCAAGAACCTTTGAACAGTTTACAGTCCCCAAGAGATCCACAGAAAGCCAGGATCCGCCCACCGGCAGTCCTGGGATCACCACGTCATCCGTGTGTAGCTCCAGACCCTCcgtgctggccccacccaccggccccacaGCCCCCAGGGCGACCCTGGCACAGACGCCCCTTCCATCTGCAGCAGagtccccttccccttctctccctcctttgccCCCGAGTGTGGGGAGCCCCCTTCCCCCCAGCCGACCTGCTCCTCTGCCACAGCACCAGCCCTGGGGCTTCCTGCTGAGCTCCAACTCCCGCTACTGCCCAGTGTTCCTCTGGCTTTATCTCTCCATGCTCTCGGTGGCCATCTTCTGTGCAGCCGTCCTCGGGCGCCTGGCATACGTGCTCCACAAGGCCACCGAGTCGGTCCAGTTGCCTTCCAGGCCAGTGAGGCTGGTGCAGGTCAAGGCCAGgcgagggagggagtga
- the LOC116513921 gene encoding platelet glycoprotein Ib alpha chain-like isoform X1 yields the protein MWLRATILLLLLLLLLLLLLFLQTSQGNQQSCSGIPNGSCPYQDVYTKTRDITEIPKSVAPIITEMFFVETSIVEIRQGAFVNMSNLVKIEFINSKIKRVEAGAFDHLGKLTDLEITGAELGDLPVGTFRSLDRLRKVNLRDSQMRRVEKGLFEGLGDLEELYLHRNEIASLPDGVFDGLPKLSLLHLASNQLSNFSRDVFQQLSQLKTLRLQDNQIGSLAEGTLDSLQELVELNLESNRLQALPPNLLRRLVNLEKIFLDKNSIEVLPEEIFLGLSKVKQLRVASNCLKAFPPLGAMRLLKELDLSRNKISSLEHLTSLPALTTLKLQGNLLQTIPTGQFDHLGKLTSLHLGDNPWRCDCHLLYLHQWISANAKRIKDAKKLTCRSPGGLAGKNVISLSKDQLVCLTTTPVLATFKATRVPTSSPSATPARRSTAGAAAQPPMLQEAPTTSQASATIPQTHPAKSTQILMTSSSPTSTQTPTSSSPLAPPQSPTSARTNPEAATSTCSSTTKKDTVTVFEIPSTTHEIFPTTSPAKSKEATTATELPSTTLQATTSTTSPATTKDTTTATELPSTTLQATTSMSSPATTKDTTTATELPSTTLQATTSTTSPATTKDTTTATELPSTPLQATTSMSSPATTKDTTTATELPSTPLQATTSMSSPATTKDATTATELPSTTLQATTSMSSPATTPNATAISEISSISHQFTSCTDTLTTEDEPGTRTTEATVPWRTPTKAAPTALTNISSARTFEQFTVPKRSTESQDPPTGSPGITTSSVCSSRPSVLAPPTGPTAPRATLAQTPLPSAAESPSPSLPPLPPSVGSPLPPSRPAPLPQHQPWGFLLSSNSRYCPVFLWLYLSMLSVAIFCAAVLGRLAYVLHKATESVQLPSRPVRLVQVKARRGRE from the coding sequence ATGTGGCTCAGGGccaccatcctcctcctcctcctcctcctcctcctcctcctcctcctcttcctccagacCAGCCAAGGGAACCAGCAGAGTTGCAGTGGCATTCCGAACGGGAGCTGCCCCTATCAAGACGTCTACACCAAGACCCGAGATATCACAGAGATCCCCAAGTCAGTAGCTCCCATTATCACCGAAATGTTCTTTGTGGAGACCAGCATTGTAGAAATCAGGCAGGGAGCCTTTGTGAACATGTCTAACCTAGTGAAAATTGAATTTATAAACAGCAAGATTAAGAGAGTCGAAGCGGGAGCATTTGATCACTTGGGGAAATTGACGGATTTGGAAATAACGGGAGCTGAGTTAGGGGATCTCCCGGTGGGCACCTTCCGGTCCCTGGATCGCTTGCGCAAGGTGAACCTGAGGGACTCCCAGATGAGGAGGGTTGAGAAGGGGCTCTTCGAGGGTCTTGGGGATTTGGAAGAGCTTTACCTGCATCGGAATGAAATTGCGTCTCTCCCCGATGGAGTTTTTGACGGGCTCCCTAAACTCTCCTTGTTACATTTGGCGTCAAACCAGCTCTCCAATTTCTCACGGGATGTTTTCCAGCAACTGAGCCAGTTGAAGACTCTCCGATTGCAGGATAACCAGATTGGGAGCCTGGCGGAGGGGACCCTGGACAGCCTGCAGGAGCTGGTGGAGCTGAATCTTGAGAGCAACAGGCTCCAGGCTCTCCCGCCCAACTTGCTAAGACGGCTGGTCAACCTGGAGAAGATTTTTCTGGACAAGAACTCGATTGAAGTTCTCCCAGAGGAGATCTTCCTTGGACTGAGCAAAGTGAAACAGCTGAGGGTGGCTTCCAACTGCTTGAAAGCTTTCCCGCCCTTGGGGGCCATGCGGTTGCTGAAGGAGCTGGATCTGAGCAGGAACAAGATCTCCTCCCTGGAGCATTTGACTTCTCTCCCCGCCCTGACGACTCTTAAGCTCCAAGGAAACCTCCTGCAGACCATCCCCACCGGTCAGTTTGACCACCTGGGAAAACTCACTTCCCTGCATCTTGGAGACAATCCGTGGAGGTGTGACTGCCACCTTCTCTACCTTCACCAGTGGATAAGTGCTAATGCCAAAAGAATCAAGGATGCCAAAAAGTTAACCTGCAGGAGCCCAGGAGGCCTGGCTGGCAAGAATGTGATCTCACTGTCAAAGGACCAGCTGGTCTGTTTAACAACCACACCCGTTTTAGCCACCTTCAAAGCCACCCGGGTGCCCACTTCTTCTCCATCTGCCACCCCAGCAAGGAGAAGCACAGCTGGGGCTGCAGCTCAGCCCCCCATGCTGCAGGAGGCCCCCACCACGTCTCAGGCCTCAGCCACCATTCCTCAGACCCATCCTGCGAAAAGCACCCAAATCCTGATGACCAGCAGCTCCCCCACAAGCACCCAAACCCCAACCTCAAGCTCCCCCCTCGCCCCCCCTCAGAGTCCCACCTCAGCCAGGACAAATCCTGAAGCCGCAACATCCACATGTTCCTCAACCACAAAGAAAGATACCGTCACTGTCTTTGAGATTCCTTCCACAACCCATGAAATATTTCCCACGACTTCTCCAGCCAAAAGCAAAGAAGCCACAACTGCCACTGAATTGCCTTCCACAACGCTTCAAGCCACAACTTCCACGACTTCTCCAGCCACAACCAAAGACACCACAACTGCCACTGAATTGCCTTCCACAACGCTTCAAGCCACAACTTCCATGAGTTCTCCAGCCACAACCAAAGACACCACAACTGCCACTGAATTGCCTTCCACAACGCTTCAAGCCACAACTTCCACGACTTCTCCAGCCACAACCAAAGACACCACAACTGCCACTGAATTGCCTTCCACGCCGCTTCAAGCCACAACTTCCATGAGTTCTCCAGCCACAACCAAAGACACCACAACTGCCACTGAATTGCCTTCCACGCCGCTTCAAGCCACAACTTCCATGAGTTCTCCAGCCACAACCAAAGACGCCACAACTGCCACTGAATTGCCTTCCACAACGCTTCAAGCCACAACTTCCATGAGTTCTCCAGCCACAACCCCAAATGCCACAGCCATCTCTGAGATTTCTTCCATAAGCCACCAGTTCACTTCTTGTACAGATACTCTGACCACAGAGGATGAACCGGGTACCCGAACCACGGAGGCCACTGTGCCCTGGCGCACTCCCACCAAGGCAGCCCCCACTGCTCTGACTAACATCAGCTCAGCAAGAACCTTTGAACAGTTTACAGTCCCCAAGAGATCCACAGAAAGCCAGGATCCGCCCACCGGCAGTCCTGGGATCACCACGTCATCCGTGTGTAGCTCCAGACCCTCcgtgctggccccacccaccggccccacaGCCCCCAGGGCGACCCTGGCACAGACGCCCCTTCCATCTGCAGCAGagtccccttccccttctctccctcctttgccCCCGAGTGTGGGGAGCCCCCTTCCCCCCAGCCGACCTGCTCCTCTGCCACAGCACCAGCCCTGGGGCTTCCTGCTGAGCTCCAACTCCCGCTACTGCCCAGTGTTCCTCTGGCTTTATCTCTCCATGCTCTCGGTGGCCATCTTCTGTGCAGCCGTCCTCGGGCGCCTGGCATACGTGCTCCACAAGGCCACCGAGTCGGTCCAGTTGCCTTCCAGGCCAGTGAGGCTGGTGCAGGTCAAGGCCAGgcgagggagggagtga
- the CPN2 gene encoding carboxypeptidase N subunit 2, with product MRPRPGLLLLLLLLLAFSVLAPPASAACARLAPCRCFGGATVFCSGRNVSGVPEELPPEATRLLFVGASLSSLPCRAFVPRSNGSNGSALRQLSFLDCPLRTLPGCALAGLPRLRELDVALAELAGLPRGALLGLGCLSKLAVRFSRLEALEEGLFDGTPALRALQLQGNRLAALPAGLFQPLAGLQSLSLAQNRLTELPAETFQPLLRLRELRLSDNRLTRLPPRLFRPLAALRELFLDGNRLAELPRGLFAGLGRLRRLHLQHNALGRLEPPGLLAGLPSLAFLQLQGNRLAALPAGLFRGTPRLVDLSLARNRLRELPDGLFGDLSELSVLSLAHNRLDRVAAGTFRGLDGLGRLQLSHNGLAVLPAAAFANLSSLEALDLAHNRLESLPEGLFDANEALASLALEGNPWRCDCRLAPLADWLSDMDHPLGARVFCRGPAPLEGRALLAAREEQLLCPCQPGSARCPGEAPTPTRETGGLDWVA from the coding sequence ATGCGCCCCCGGCCcggcctcctcctgctgctgctgctgctgctggccttCTCGGTGCTGGCCCCGCCGGCGAGCGCCGCCTGCGCCCGCCTGGCCCCGTGCCGGTGCTTCGGCGGCGCCACCGTCTTCTGCTCGGGCCGAAACGTTTCGGGCGTCCCGGAGGAGCTGCCCCCCGAGGCCACCCGGCTGCTCTTCGTGGGCGCCTCGCTGAGCTCCCTGCCCTGCCGCGCCTTCGTTCCGCGCAGCAACGGCAGCAACGGCAGCGCCCTGCGCCAGCTCTCCTTCCTGGACTGCCCGCTCCGGACGCTCCCGGGCTGCGCCTTGGCGGGGCTGCCGAGGCTGCGCGAGCTGGACGTCGCCCTGGCCGAGCTGGCCGGCCTCCCCCGCGGGGCCCTGCTGGGCTTGGGCTGCCTGAGCAAGCTGGCCGTCCGCTTCAGCCGGCTGGAAGCCCTGGAAGAGGGGCTCTTCGACGGCACGCCGGCGCTCCGGGCGCTGCAGCTGCAGGGCAACCGGCTGGCGGCGCTGCCCGCGGGGCTCTTCCAGCCGCTGGCCGGCCTGCAGTCGCTCTCGCTGGCCCAGAACCGGCTGACCGAGCTGCCCGCCGAGACCTTCCAGCCGCTGCTGCGCCTGCGCGAGCTCCGCCTGAGCGACAACCGCCTGACGCGCCTCCCGCCGCGGCTCTTCCGTCCCCTGGCGGCGCTGCGGGAGCTCTTCCTGGACGGGAACCGGCTGGCCGAGCTGCCCCGGGGGCTCTTCGCGGGGCTGGGCCGGCTGCGGCGGCTGCACCTGCAGCACAACGCCCTGGGCCGCCTGGAGCCCCCCGGCCTCTTGGCGGGGCTGCCCAGCCTGGCTTTCCTGCAGCTGCAGGGCAACCGGCTGGCGGCGCTGCCCGCGGGGCTCTTCCGGGGGACGCCCCGCCTGGTGGACCTCTCCCTGGCCCGCAACCGCCTGCGGGAGCTGCCCGACGGGCTCTTCGGCGACCTCTCCGAGCTCTCAGTCCTCAGCCTCGCCCACAACCGGCTGGACCGCGTGGCTGCCGGGACGTTCCGGGGCCTGGACGGGCTGGGACGGCTGCAGCTGAGCCACAACGGCCTCGCCGTCCTCCCCGCGGCGGCCTTCGCCAACCTCAGCAGCCTGGAGGCCCTGGACCTGGCCCACAACCGGTTGGAGAGCCTGCCCGAGGGGCTCTTCGACGCCAACGAGGCCCTGGCCAGCCTGGCGCTGGAGGGCAACCCCTGGCGCTGCGACTGCCGCCTGGCCCCCCTGGCCGACTGGCTGAGCGATATGGACCACCCGCTTGGCGCCCGCGTCTTCTGCCGGGGCCCCGCCCCCTTGGAGGGCAGGGCTCTCCTGGCTGCCAGGGAGGAACAGCTCCTTTGCCCCTGCCAGCCTGGCAGTGCCCGCTGCCCAGGGGAAGCTCCGACTCCCACCAGAGAGACAGGCGGCCTGGACTGGGTTGCTTAG